TGGCAGTAGCCCTGGCGATGGACTGCTTTGCTGTCTCCCTCGCGATAGCCCTCGCCGTGGGAAAACCATCGAATCATCAGACGTTCAAGCTCGCGTTTAACTTTGGACTATACCAGTTTCTTATGCCCGTCCTTGGATGGTTCGCCGGGCGCGGCCTGCTGGAATACATACAGGGCTTTGACCACTGGGTGGCCTTTGGGTTGCTTGCATTCATCGGCGGCAAGATGATCTATGAGTCTACGGTAATCGGTCGCGGCGAGGTGGGAGGTGATGATCCAACGCGGGGCATATCTCTCATCATGCTTTCCCTGGCGACGAGTATTGATGCGCTGGGGGTTGGTTTGAGTCTCAGTGTGCTCGGGGTGGAGATTCTTTATCCTGCCATGGTGATCGGTATCGTATCGTTCGTACTCACCTGCGTAGGGATGAAGATCGGCCCTCTCGCGGGAAGACTCTTCGGGAAGAGGGTGGAGGCGGCCGGCGGCATCGTGCTGATCCTGATCGGGATAAAAATCCTTTGTGAACACTTCCTGAG
This window of the Candidatus Auribacterota bacterium genome carries:
- a CDS encoding manganese efflux pump MntP family protein codes for the protein MSFAVLFFMAVALAMDCFAVSLAIALAVGKPSNHQTFKLAFNFGLYQFLMPVLGWFAGRGLLEYIQGFDHWVAFGLLAFIGGKMIYESTVIGRGEVGGDDPTRGISLIMLSLATSIDALGVGLSLSVLGVEILYPAMVIGIVSFVLTCVGMKIGPLAGRLFGKRVEAAGGIVLILIGIKILCEHFLS